From the Thermococcus guaymasensis DSM 11113 genome, one window contains:
- a CDS encoding class II glutamine amidotransferase codes for MIKVCRVLFAVGDGKEMTPLVKAIVRASEKDPYKEARGKGSQHRDGWGYVLFNGGSLHHHRSVKPIFDDDLGVEGLLKLLDGFSVLMIHTRAASQGSKDIINTQPFSLSSTGFSCWIYHNGDLDKAGLIKKAGLEEEPLTNASDSYVMSLYVCKALRSAEKNELLRAYSSLMPFVNTSLNTGSLFLGHEWVRGFITAYSRPEYLLKRENWDYVRQIKLKREGLFAVASSTLELYHEAEWKPVTNGTAFYVEVFPDEERFRVEELVMG; via the coding sequence GTGATCAAAGTGTGCAGGGTTCTTTTCGCAGTTGGTGATGGGAAAGAAATGACTCCTCTTGTTAAAGCCATCGTAAGGGCCTCAGAGAAAGACCCCTACAAGGAGGCAAGGGGGAAAGGGAGCCAGCACCGTGACGGCTGGGGCTACGTTCTGTTCAACGGCGGTTCCCTCCACCACCACCGCTCAGTTAAGCCAATCTTTGATGACGACCTTGGCGTTGAGGGTCTCCTCAAATTGCTTGATGGGTTCTCCGTCCTCATGATCCACACGAGGGCCGCCTCCCAAGGAAGCAAGGATATAATTAACACCCAGCCGTTTTCCCTTTCCTCCACAGGGTTCTCCTGCTGGATATACCACAATGGAGACCTCGACAAGGCCGGGCTGATAAAAAAGGCGGGACTCGAAGAAGAACCCCTAACAAACGCCTCGGACAGCTACGTAATGTCCCTCTACGTCTGCAAAGCGCTCCGTTCAGCCGAGAAAAACGAACTCCTGAGGGCTTACTCGTCGCTAATGCCCTTCGTGAACACCAGCCTTAACACGGGTTCGCTCTTCCTTGGCCATGAGTGGGTGAGGGGCTTCATCACCGCGTACTCCCGGCCTGAATACCTCCTCAAACGGGAGAACTGGGACTACGTTAGACAGATAAAGCTCAAGAGGGAAGGGCTCTTTGCAGTGGCATCTTCAACGCTTGAGCTGTACCACGAAGCTGAGTGGAAGCCCGTAACAAACGGGACGGCCTTCTACGTGGAGGTCTTCCCTGATGAGGAAAGATTCAGAGTTGAAGAGCTCGTAATGGGTTGA
- a CDS encoding CBS domain-containing protein codes for MDMKAPIRVYMTRKLIGVRPKDTVKRAGEIMTEFDIGSLVVVDDNNNVVGFLTKGDIIRRLVVPGLPNTTPVKDIMTKDLVTVPADTPLRDVLDVMAKKGVKHILIEENGKIVGIFSITDLLEASRRRLETAIATE; via the coding sequence GTGGACATGAAGGCCCCGATAAGGGTTTACATGACCCGGAAGCTCATTGGGGTGAGGCCGAAGGATACAGTGAAGAGGGCAGGGGAGATTATGACGGAGTTTGACATCGGCTCCCTCGTCGTTGTTGACGATAACAACAACGTGGTCGGGTTCCTCACAAAGGGCGATATAATAAGGCGCCTTGTAGTCCCGGGCCTTCCAAACACGACCCCTGTAAAGGACATTATGACCAAAGACCTCGTCACCGTTCCCGCTGATACCCCCCTGCGTGACGTCCTCGATGTAATGGCAAAGAAGGGAGTGAAGCATATCCTCATAGAAGAAAACGGTAAGATCGTCGGAATCTTTTCGATAACTGACTTACTCGAAGCGAGCAGGAGAAGGCTTGAAACGGCGATAGCGACGGAGTGA
- a CDS encoding metallophosphoesterase family protein, which produces MIKIAHISDTHITNEGAFKGYAFDLIVEEINRGDFDFVVHTGDVTNQGLREEYEQAAYQLTKIKKPLVVLPGNHDVRNVGYKLFEKFIGPLNGVYEFENGVLIWVDSTIPDLSDGRIGGHKFRWLKEKLEEYSDRKFKIVAAHHHLIPLPDTGRERNVLFNAGDVLDLLLRHEVNLYTCGHKHVPNVYRVGDLVIDNAGCTSCRKTRRGDVNSYNVIKLHDDGMVSVTIRRVTGDEERKEHRPIKPKIFLPSGERVLRIVQMSESNVSDRVYFRRKTLENVIRMINERLKPDLVIHNGDVVDAGIERYYERAYEYYKSISAQTLVVPGHNDITYLGHELFEEYFGEPEVIELGEYVIIPVLSAQYETPIGVVGRMGQRKLERTLEEYDDRFRIVVMHHNIIPIPRSREIGFLEDGGDVLKLLTEEGTELVLTGHGGNAYGLKVEETPIVNAGSVSWELHRDPFGNSFNLIDIYTDMVVVWQVQATWGSRKLIGIWKRKD; this is translated from the coding sequence ATGATAAAGATCGCCCACATAAGCGACACCCACATAACGAACGAGGGTGCCTTCAAGGGCTACGCCTTTGACCTGATCGTCGAGGAAATCAACAGAGGAGACTTTGATTTTGTCGTGCACACGGGGGACGTAACCAACCAGGGCCTTAGGGAAGAATACGAGCAGGCAGCATACCAGCTGACCAAGATAAAAAAGCCTCTCGTGGTGCTCCCCGGAAACCACGACGTCCGGAACGTTGGGTACAAGCTGTTTGAGAAGTTCATAGGGCCCCTCAACGGGGTCTATGAGTTTGAAAACGGCGTCCTGATATGGGTGGACTCGACGATCCCGGATCTCAGCGACGGCAGGATTGGGGGGCACAAGTTCCGGTGGCTCAAGGAGAAGCTTGAGGAATACTCTGACCGAAAGTTCAAGATCGTCGCGGCCCACCATCATTTGATCCCCCTGCCGGACACGGGGAGGGAAAGAAACGTCCTCTTCAATGCGGGAGATGTCCTCGATCTCCTCCTGAGGCACGAGGTCAACCTCTACACCTGCGGCCACAAGCACGTGCCCAACGTTTACCGCGTCGGAGACCTCGTCATAGACAACGCGGGCTGCACGTCCTGCAGGAAGACGAGGAGGGGTGACGTCAACAGCTACAACGTGATCAAACTCCACGATGATGGAATGGTAAGCGTCACAATACGGCGGGTTACCGGCGATGAAGAGCGGAAGGAACACCGGCCGATAAAGCCGAAGATATTCCTCCCCTCAGGGGAGAGAGTCCTTCGCATCGTCCAGATGAGCGAGAGCAACGTCTCCGACAGGGTTTACTTCAGGCGAAAGACTCTGGAGAACGTCATCAGAATGATCAACGAGAGGCTGAAGCCGGACCTCGTCATACACAACGGGGACGTGGTTGATGCAGGCATTGAGAGGTACTACGAGAGGGCCTACGAGTACTACAAATCAATCTCGGCCCAGACGCTCGTCGTCCCGGGTCACAACGACATAACTTACCTCGGCCATGAGCTGTTTGAGGAGTACTTTGGAGAGCCGGAGGTTATTGAGCTCGGCGAGTACGTCATAATACCCGTCCTGAGTGCACAGTACGAGACACCAATCGGGGTGGTAGGGAGAATGGGACAGAGGAAGCTGGAAAGAACGCTGGAAGAGTACGATGATAGGTTCCGCATCGTGGTCATGCACCACAACATCATCCCAATTCCGCGGAGCAGGGAGATCGGCTTCCTCGAAGACGGCGGGGACGTCCTCAAACTCCTGACGGAAGAAGGGACAGAGCTCGTCCTGACAGGCCACGGCGGCAACGCGTACGGCCTCAAGGTCGAGGAAACACCAATAGTCAACGCCGGCTCGGTGAGCTGGGAGCTCCACAGAGACCCCTTCGGAAACAGCTTCAACCTGATAGACATCTACACAGATATGGTTGTCGTCTGGCAGGTCCAGGCAACCTGGGGGAGCAGGAAGCTCATTGGGATATGGAAAAGAAAAGACTGA
- a CDS encoding MBL fold metallo-hydrolase, whose translation MGLRKLSDFAYLYPGSPSTLFRIHKGKVVIVDPGHGKSRHKDLAREARKLGLEIKAQLATHGHADHVAVSTKLEAPLYIHRFEFSIAESPLARDIITFGAKAPKGFLVFQFPEEVRVHAVFEWGDELFGLKTVDLSGHSPGMTGFLDKESGLIYAGDAFFGERLLETVGVPYFVDVSSFKRSLGELMKYAEEGYLLIPSHGMPVKGEEAEEVLRKNLNRVEKTEELVLELLKTPRSIDEIAFELMKEYSVEITPKKLALNLVPVRAIIAEFYNEGLIEAVVEKGLKWRVVKG comes from the coding sequence ATGGGTCTCAGAAAGCTGTCTGATTTTGCGTACCTTTATCCCGGGAGCCCTTCAACGCTGTTCCGCATCCATAAGGGCAAGGTCGTTATCGTTGACCCCGGCCACGGGAAGAGCAGGCACAAAGACCTCGCCAGAGAAGCAAGAAAGCTTGGACTTGAAATCAAAGCCCAGCTCGCAACCCACGGGCACGCAGACCACGTTGCGGTCTCCACAAAGCTTGAAGCCCCTCTTTACATCCACAGGTTCGAGTTCTCCATCGCCGAGAGCCCACTCGCAAGGGATATCATAACCTTCGGGGCCAAAGCGCCCAAGGGGTTCCTCGTCTTCCAGTTCCCAGAAGAGGTCAGAGTCCACGCGGTCTTTGAGTGGGGAGATGAACTCTTCGGCCTAAAAACGGTTGACCTGAGCGGCCACTCGCCGGGAATGACTGGATTTCTAGACAAAGAAAGCGGGCTTATCTATGCGGGCGATGCGTTCTTCGGAGAGAGACTCCTTGAGACGGTGGGCGTCCCGTACTTCGTGGACGTGAGCAGCTTCAAAAGGTCGCTGGGGGAGCTCATGAAATACGCCGAGGAGGGCTACCTCCTGATACCTTCCCACGGCATGCCCGTTAAGGGCGAGGAGGCCGAGGAAGTGCTGAGAAAGAACCTCAACAGGGTTGAAAAGACCGAAGAGTTAGTCCTGGAGCTCCTGAAGACTCCCCGCTCCATAGACGAGATTGCCTTTGAGCTGATGAAAGAGTACTCCGTCGAGATAACCCCCAAGAAACTCGCCCTGAACCTCGTTCCAGTGAGAGCCATAATCGCCGAGTTCTACAACGAGGGGCTCATTGAGGCAGTTGTTGAAAAGGGGCTAAAATGGAGGGTCGTGAAGGGGTAG
- a CDS encoding 2-phosphoglycerate kinase: protein MIVVVDQETGARLPFSRGILTRSITLSGVDVGVAYAIAAEVQKELIRRRKKFVTTDEIGDLTYSTLLSRGLKQEAERYLFWRTLRRRKVRLTLLLGGATGVGKSTIATELAFRLGIRSIIGTDTIREVLRKVIAKELLPDIHVSSFLAGDVINAPRGMDPLLYGFETQVKHVSVGIKAVLERSRKEGLNAIIEGIHVVPGFLELKENEFMYVITVPEKKDLLAHFYERARYSARGTERYIENIERILQIQEYIIEKARELGVPVIENIELEQTVRTIMEDLMKKLKKELD from the coding sequence ATGATCGTGGTTGTTGACCAGGAGACCGGGGCGAGGCTGCCCTTTTCAAGGGGCATACTCACTAGGTCTATAACTCTCTCTGGCGTTGATGTCGGGGTCGCCTACGCGATAGCCGCTGAAGTCCAGAAGGAGCTCATAAGGAGAAGAAAGAAGTTCGTGACGACGGATGAGATAGGGGATCTGACTTACTCAACTTTGCTCTCAAGGGGGTTGAAGCAGGAAGCCGAGAGGTACCTCTTCTGGCGCACCCTGAGGCGGAGAAAGGTGAGGCTTACTCTCCTGCTTGGAGGTGCAACTGGAGTCGGAAAATCCACCATAGCAACGGAGCTTGCCTTCCGCCTGGGGATCAGGAGCATAATAGGAACCGACACGATAAGGGAAGTACTGCGTAAGGTCATAGCTAAGGAGCTCCTGCCCGATATACACGTGTCATCTTTCCTGGCCGGTGATGTCATCAACGCCCCGCGCGGGATGGATCCACTGCTCTACGGCTTTGAGACCCAGGTGAAGCACGTGTCCGTTGGAATAAAGGCCGTTCTTGAGAGATCAAGGAAGGAAGGGCTCAATGCAATCATAGAGGGCATCCACGTGGTTCCTGGCTTCCTAGAGCTCAAGGAAAACGAGTTCATGTACGTGATAACCGTCCCAGAGAAGAAAGACCTCCTGGCCCACTTCTATGAAAGAGCGAGGTACTCTGCGAGGGGGACGGAGAGGTACATAGAGAACATCGAAAGAATACTGCAGATTCAAGAGTACATCATTGAGAAGGCCAGGGAGCTGGGGGTCCCTGTGATTGAGAACATCGAACTTGAACAGACCGTGAGAACAATAATGGAGGATCTAATGAAGAAGCTGAAAAAAGAGCTGGACTAG
- the asnS gene encoding asparagine--tRNA ligase, whose product MIDKVYCADVKPELEGQRVKLAGWVYRKREVGKKVFIVLRDSSGIVQVVFSKELNEEAYKEAKKLGIESSVIIEGTVKADPRAPTGAEVQADKLQVIQNVDFFPITKDASPEFLLDVRHLHLRSPKVASIMKVKDTLMQAAREWLLQDGWYEVFPPILVTGAVEGGSTLFKLKYFDRTAYLSQSAQLYLEAAIFGLEKVWSLTPSFRAEKSRTRRHLTEFWHLELEAAWMDLWDIMKVEEELVSYMVQRTLELRKSDIETFRKDLTTLKNAVPPFPRISYDEAIDILQSKGVQIEWGEDMGADEERVLTEEFESPFFVYGYPKHIKAFYMKEDPEDPRKVLAADMLAPEGYGEIIGGSQREDDYDKLVQRILEEGMNPEDYQWYLDLRKYGSVPHSGFGLGLERLVAWVLKLDHVRWATLFPRTPSRLYP is encoded by the coding sequence GTGATCGATAAGGTTTACTGTGCCGATGTTAAGCCTGAACTGGAAGGACAAAGGGTCAAGCTCGCCGGATGGGTTTATAGAAAGAGGGAAGTCGGAAAGAAGGTGTTTATCGTCCTCAGGGACTCAAGCGGGATAGTTCAGGTGGTCTTCTCCAAGGAACTCAACGAAGAGGCCTATAAGGAAGCCAAAAAGCTCGGAATAGAGTCGAGCGTCATCATCGAGGGAACCGTCAAGGCCGACCCGCGCGCCCCAACTGGAGCCGAGGTTCAGGCCGACAAGCTCCAGGTAATTCAGAACGTTGACTTCTTCCCGATAACGAAGGACGCGAGCCCTGAGTTTCTCCTCGACGTCAGGCACCTGCACCTCCGCTCGCCCAAGGTCGCGAGCATAATGAAGGTCAAGGATACGCTCATGCAGGCCGCCCGCGAGTGGCTCCTCCAGGACGGCTGGTACGAGGTCTTTCCGCCGATACTCGTTACTGGAGCGGTGGAGGGGGGTTCAACGCTCTTCAAGCTCAAGTACTTTGATAGAACAGCCTACCTGAGCCAGTCAGCACAGCTCTACCTTGAGGCGGCCATCTTCGGCCTCGAAAAGGTCTGGTCGCTTACGCCAAGCTTCAGGGCCGAGAAGAGCAGGACGAGGAGGCACCTCACAGAGTTCTGGCACCTGGAGCTCGAAGCCGCGTGGATGGACCTCTGGGACATCATGAAGGTCGAGGAGGAGCTTGTTAGCTACATGGTGCAGAGGACGCTTGAGCTCAGGAAGAGCGACATCGAGACCTTCAGGAAAGATTTAACCACGCTCAAGAACGCCGTCCCGCCGTTCCCGAGGATAAGCTACGACGAGGCGATTGATATACTCCAGAGCAAGGGAGTTCAGATAGAGTGGGGCGAGGACATGGGCGCCGACGAGGAGCGCGTCCTTACCGAGGAGTTCGAGAGTCCGTTCTTCGTCTATGGCTACCCCAAGCACATCAAGGCCTTCTACATGAAGGAAGACCCCGAGGATCCGAGAAAGGTACTCGCGGCTGATATGCTCGCGCCGGAGGGGTACGGCGAGATAATCGGCGGCTCCCAGCGTGAGGACGACTACGACAAGCTCGTCCAGAGGATTCTGGAGGAGGGTATGAACCCAGAGGACTACCAGTGGTACCTCGACCTGAGGAAGTACGGCAGCGTCCCGCACAGCGGCTTCGGCCTCGGTCTTGAGCGCCTCGTGGCGTGGGTTCTCAAGCTCGACCACGTCCGCTGGGCAACCCTCTTCCCGAGGACGCCGAGCAGGCTGTACCCGTGA
- a CDS encoding type I restriction enzyme HsdR N-terminal domain-containing protein, which translates to MAETNLGALKSAPELGKFENSSSDVGSIVGSIVRVLKKINAHRKLYETNEEAVKQHLIGEIMRALGWEWDNPEEVRPESRTEEGRADYALILGGEIVAYVEAKNLGVNIEKREEPLRQLAKYCFNTGVRYGILTNGAVWIGVKAFEVGSSLRERTLVKVNLLNEPPMKAALKLSLFSKSRILEMERISSLLKALELSFMGLIKEGYPREALFEYLKVDSGKRIVPIHLLEGHESPKVAYVYDNGWKLLPLPERTMKGVLLAVLLYMGQKAFGDEKREIMAAYEQLKRIPLEQKKAHEILVRLEEEKKLNISVEL; encoded by the coding sequence ATGGCTGAGACTAACCTCGGGGCATTGAAATCAGCCCCTGAGCTGGGCAAGTTTGAGAATAGCTCTTCAGACGTGGGTTCGATAGTGGGGAGCATAGTAAGAGTCCTGAAGAAAATAAACGCTCATAGAAAGCTCTACGAGACAAACGAAGAGGCCGTTAAGCAGCATCTTATCGGAGAAATAATGCGGGCCCTTGGCTGGGAGTGGGACAATCCTGAAGAGGTTAGACCCGAGTCACGGACCGAGGAAGGCAGGGCCGACTACGCCCTTATACTCGGTGGTGAAATCGTTGCTTACGTCGAGGCCAAGAACCTTGGCGTGAACATTGAAAAGCGTGAGGAACCCCTGAGACAGCTCGCCAAGTACTGCTTTAACACTGGGGTGAGGTATGGTATACTCACTAATGGGGCTGTGTGGATAGGTGTGAAGGCCTTTGAGGTCGGTTCAAGCCTTAGGGAGAGAACCCTTGTCAAGGTCAATCTCCTCAACGAGCCCCCGATGAAGGCCGCGCTCAAGCTCTCGCTCTTTTCGAAGTCGAGGATACTGGAAATGGAGCGCATTTCCTCCCTCCTCAAGGCCCTTGAGCTGAGCTTTATGGGGCTCATTAAGGAGGGCTATCCAAGGGAAGCCCTCTTCGAGTACCTCAAAGTGGACAGCGGAAAGAGGATCGTCCCAATACACCTTCTTGAGGGACACGAGAGCCCAAAAGTTGCTTATGTTTACGACAACGGCTGGAAGCTTCTGCCTCTCCCAGAAAGGACTATGAAGGGAGTCCTCCTCGCGGTTCTGCTGTACATGGGCCAGAAAGCGTTTGGCGACGAGAAGAGGGAAATAATGGCCGCTTATGAGCAGCTCAAGAGGATCCCCCTCGAACAGAAAAAGGCCCATGAAATCCTTGTTAGACTTGAGGAGGAAAAGAAGCTCAATATCTCGGTCGAACTTTAG